Proteins encoded within one genomic window of Sorex araneus isolate mSorAra2 chromosome 9, mSorAra2.pri, whole genome shotgun sequence:
- the LOC129407014 gene encoding uncharacterized protein LOC129407014, with protein MEPRQDLYNTLPEDLGDFVEKSLVPDGEWKREEQDAWHRCSTFLMDHCFQDQLVAGQEVRVLKVMKGGSYGKGTMLNHTSDVDLILFLSCFSSFQDQADLCKDIIDFIEKKVEHCSQSLGYNLSVIPHWGRSPRSLAIQVQAKKNSDVIKVDVLPAFDVLGNASPDSKLPQEIYEDLITCGGSPGEFSSCFTVLHRHFVKSRPVKVKNLLRLVKHWWYLQHQKHKHAKVALPPKYALELLTIYAWETGTNESENFDLAEGFRAVMELVQDYNDICIYWTKYYNFQNEAVRIFIKKQLKEERPVILDPADPTNNLARGKRWDVMAKEAAYTLQQACCSTVDPWPVQAARDVQVKVKVLGEGVQTLMVDPYRPIWKMKKSIKEMWPLSGQQRLSFQEPGEERQLLSSSKTLADYGLFARVTVSVLVTEPGEIQVFVKDSSGRSKPYAVYPYDSISDLKEKIEEAGGPPAEDQILKFPGHKVRYSSNLSELQVQDGDTFLLFRTDYYGHHLSESNEKPRYQEHRSEMGLRQDLYNTLAEDLGDFVEESLVPDEEWERDEQDAWHRCATFLKDHCFQGQLVAGQEVRVLKVMKGGSYGKGTSLKHTSDVDLILFLSCFSGFQDQADLRKEIIDFIKKKVEHCSQSLAYSISVIPYWGRNPRSLAIQVQAKKNSNVIKVDVLPAFDVLGNASPDSNLPQEIFEKLINFEGSPGEFSSSFTVLHRHFVRTRPIKVKNLLRLVKHWWYLQHKIYKRAKVALPPKYALELLTIYAWETGTDESENFDLAEGFKAVMKLVRDYNNICIYWTKYYNFQNEAVSIFIKEKLKEERPVILDPADPTNNLGRGKSWDVMAKEAAYTLQQDCCSTVDPWPVRAARDVQVKVEVPGNWVLMLMVDPYRPIWKMKKSIEEMWHPSGQQRLSFQEPGEERKELSNFKTLADYGIFARVTVSVLVTEPGEIQVFVKDSSGRSKPYAVYPGDSISYLKEKIEEAGGPPAKDQILKFPGHKVHYSSNLSELQVQDGDTFRLFRIGTSNLS; from the exons GGTGGCTCCTACGGAAAGGGGACAATGCTGAACCACACCTCCGACGTGGACTTGATCCTATTCCTGAGCTGTTTCTCCAGTTTCCAAGACCAAGCAGACCTCTGTAAGGACATCATCGACTTCATCGAGAAGAAAGTGGAACACTGCAGCCAGAGCTTGGGCTACAACCTCTCTGTGATTCCCCACTGGGGCAGGAGCCCCCGCTCCCTGGCCATCCAGGTCCAGGCCAAGAAGAACAGCGATGTCATCAAAGTGGACGTGCTCCCGGCTTTCGACGTTCTGG GAAATGCCTCCCCAGACTCTaagctgccacaggaaatctatgAAGACTTAATAACCTGCGGAGGCTCCCCTGGAGAGTTCTCCTCCTGCTTCACGGTCTTGCATCGACACTTCGTGAAAAGTCGCCCCGTAAAGGTCAAGAACCTCCTGCGGCTGGTGAAACACTGGTGGTACCTGCAG CATCAGAAACACAAACATGCAAAAGTGGCCTTGCCTCCCAAATACGCCCTGGAGCTGCTGACCATCTACGCCTGGGAAACAGGCACCAATGAAAGTGAGAATTTCGACCTGGCCGAAGGCTTTAGAGCAGTGATGGAGCTTGTCCAAGATTACAATGATATCTGCATCTACTGGACCAAGTACTATAACTTCCAAAATGAGGCTGTCAGAATCTTTATCAAAAAACAGCTGAAGGAAGAAAG GCCCGTGATCTTGGACCCTGCAGATCCCACCAACAATCTGGCGAGAGGAAAGAGATGGGATGTGATGGCCAAAGAGGCTGCCTACACCCTGCAACAGGCCTGCTGCAGCACCGTGGACCCGTGGCCAGTGCAA GCAGCAAGAGACGTTCAGGTGAAAGTGAAGGTACTAGGTGAGGGGGTTCAGACGCTCATGGTGGACCCCTACAGACCCATCTGGAAGATGAAAAAGAGCATCAAGGAGATGTGGCCCCTCAGCGGGCAGCAGCGGCTCTCCTTCCAGGAGCCCGGAGAAGAGCGGCAACTACTCAGCAGCTCCAAGACGCTGGCAGATTACGGGCTCTTTGCCAGGGTGACAGTCTCAGTTCTGGTGACAGAGCCTGGGGAGATCCAGGTCTTTGTGAAGGACAGCAGCGGCCGCAGCAAGCCCTATGCCGTCTACCCTTATGACTCCATCTCTGACCTGAAGGAGAAGATTGAGGAGGCAGGGGGACCCCCGGCAGAGGACCAGATACTCAAGTTCCCAGGCCACAAAGTGCGTTATAGTAGCAATCTCTCAGAACTGCAGGTCCAAGACGGTGACACCTTCCTGCTATTCAGGACAGATTACTA tggccaccatctttcagaatccaatgaaaagcccag ATACCAAGAGCATCGGTCGGAGATGGGGCTCCGGCAGGATCTGTACAACACTCTGGCAGAGGACCTCGGTGACTTCGTGGAGGAGAGCCTCGTGCCCGACGAGGAGTGGGAGAGGGACGAGCAGGATGCCTGGCACCGATGTGCCACTTTCTTAAAGGATCACTGCTTCCAGGGTCAGCTGGTGGCAGGCCAAGAGGTCCGGGTGCTGAAGGTGATGAAG GGTGGCTCCTACGGAAAGGGGACATCACTGAAACACACCTCCGACGTGGACTTGATCCTATTCCTGAGCTGTTTCTCCGGCTTCCAAGACCAAGCAGACCTCCGTAAGGAAATCATTGATTTCATCAAGAAGAAAGTGGAACACTGCAGCCAGAGTTTGGCCTACAGCATCTCTGTGATTCCCTACTGGGGCAGGAACCCCCGCTCCCTGGCCATCCAGGTCCAGGCCAAGAAGAACAGCAATGTCATCAAAGTGGACGTGCTCCCGGCCTTTGACGTTCTGG GAAATGCCTCCCCAGACTCTAATCTGCCACAGgaaatctttgaaaaattaataaacttcGAAGGCTCCCCTGGGGAGTTCTCCTCCAGCTTCACGGTCTTGCATCGACACTTTGTGAGAACTCGCCCCATAAAGGTCAAGAACCTCCTGCGGCTGGTGAAACACTGGTGGTACCTGCAG CATAAGATATACAAACGTGCAAAAGTGGCCTTGCCTCCCAAATACGCCCTGGAGCTGCTGACCATCTACGCCTGGGAAACAGGCACCGACGAAAGTGAGAATTTCGACCTAGCTGAAGGCTTTAAAGCAGTGATGAAGCTTGTTCGAGATTACAATAATATCTGCATCTACTGGACCAAGTACTATAACTTCCAAAATGAGGCTGTCAGTATATTTATCAAAGAAAAGCTGAAGGAAGAAAG GCCCGTGATCTTGGACCCTGCAGATCCCACCAACAACCTGGGGAGAGGAAAGAGCTGGGATGTGATGGCCAAAGAGGCTGCCTACACCCTGCAACAGGACTGCTGCAGCACCGTGGACCCGTGGCCAGTGCGA GCGGCAAGAGACGTTCAGGTGAAAGTGGAGGTGCCAGGTAATTGGGTCTTGATGCTCATGGTGGACCCCTACAGACCCATCTGGAAGATGAAAAAGAGCATCGAGGAGATGTGGCACCCCAGCGGGCAGCAGCGGCTCTCCTTCCAGGAGCCCGGAGAAGAGCGGAAAGAACTCAGCAACTTCAAGACACTGGCGGATTACGGGATTTTTGCCAGGGTGACAGTCTCGGTTCTGGTGACAGAGCCTGGAGAGATCCAGGTCTTTGTGAAGGACAGCAGCGGCCGCAGCAAGCCCTATGCCGTCTACCCCGGTGACTCCATCTCTTACCTGAAAGAGAAGATTGAGGAGGCAGGGGGACCCCCGGCAAAGGACCAGATACTCAAGTTCCCAGGCCACAAAGTGCATTATAGTAGCAATCTCTCAGAACTGCAGGTCCAAGACGGTGACACCTTCCGGCTATTCAGGATAGGGACTAGTAATCTATCCTGA